From Nymphaea colorata isolate Beijing-Zhang1983 chromosome 6, ASM883128v2, whole genome shotgun sequence, a single genomic window includes:
- the LOC116256397 gene encoding uncharacterized protein LOC116256397 yields the protein METRLKLRLSRLLRSSFHSCKSGNPMDSVQEPVFLANHGSDLLPLLPCSEKAGAAGLPLGVAIGWGCRPRRLPGSTATTATTSASDQLDMSEDDESLVEFLHLVETRKAMLEARAKSSEGCEGEDQSSDDGRSSRRVSPSAVSVTAEHANYCGTGEPNDARRVDKNDGRKVLSGSQERKMEKTKTKKKKAAKKKKQRKESCRVRRKARNGDRNLQSTSSSDSGWFSSQEDKQQRIDGRETEALFSSKSGSSESSELRPVDGSSCVGSTSNRHQRRPRRKREKKQSRAPQLNPTASSSSSSSCSSSASCCCCSYGAGADYTMNQKVNDSVAVVKRSNDPYSDFRESMVEMIIEKQIFDHGDLKQLLHCFLSLNSQYHHPVIIDVFWEIWHALFSA from the coding sequence ATGGAAACGAGGCTCAAGCTTCGGTTGTCCAGATTACTGCGTTCCTCCTTCCATTCTTGCAAGTCTGGAAACCCAATGGACTCAGTGCAAGAACCGGTGTTTCTTGCCAACCATGGCAGCGATCTCCTTCCCCTCCTTCCCTGTAGTGAGAAAGCAGGGGCAGCAGGGCTCCCGCTGGGCGTCGCAATTGGGTGGGGCTGCAGGCCTCGCCGGCTGCCGGGATCGACGGCGACTACTGCAACGACGTCCGCCTCTGATCAGTTAGACATGTCTGAAGACGACGAGTCACTCGTTGAGTTCCTGCACCTGGTGGAGACGCGTAAGGCGATGTTAGAAGCGAGAGCCAAGAGCAGCGAAGGGTGCGAGGGTGAGGACCAAAGCAGTGATGACGGAAGAAGCAGCCGTCGGGTCTCGCCTAGCGCCGTCTCCGTTACCGCTGAACATGCCAACTACTGCGGGACAGGTGAACCTAACGATGCTCGTCGTGTTGATAAGAATGATGGAAGGAAGGTGCTCAGTGGCAGCCAGGAGAGGAAGATGGAAAAGAccaagacgaagaagaagaaggcagcgaagaaaaagaaacaaaggaaagaatCCTGTAGAGTCAGGAGGAAGGCTCGTAACGGAGACAGGAATCTGCAGAGCACGTCCTCTTCTGACAGCGGGTGGTTCAGCAGCCAGGAAGACAAGCAGCAAAGAATCGATGGCAGAGAGACGGAGGCACTCTTCTCCTCGAAGAGCGGTTCGTCGGAGTCGTCGGAGCTCCGCCCCGTCGATGGCAGCAGCTGCGTCGGCTCTACCTCCAACAGGCACCAGAGACGCCctagaagaaaaagagagaagaagcaGAGCAGGGCTCCCCAACTCAACCCCacagcttcttcatcttcttcctcatcctGCTCTTCCTCAGcttcctgctgctgctgctcgtACGGAGCAGGGGCTGATTACACGATGAACCAGAAGGTGAATGACAGCGTGGCAGTGGTTAAGCGTTCGAACGACCCCTACAGTGACTTCAGGGAGTCGATGGTGGAGATGATCATTGAGAAGCAAATCTTCGACCATGGCGATCTGAAGCAGCTCCTCCACTGCTTCCTTTCCCTGAATTCTCAGTACCACCATCCCGTCATCATCGACGTCTTCTGGGAAATTTGGCACGCTCTGTTCAGCGCCTAG